The following coding sequences are from one Pelagovum sp. HNIBRBA483 window:
- a CDS encoding helix-turn-helix domain-containing protein — protein sequence MGTDHPLLEGHPLKHWRRSTRRRFAARPESHDLLVVLLGIRGRMNYLIDGQVVGVERGSLLFAHAGQAHVLLSETRNFDMWVVLASEPALAAEGLPPFAVPEGFGQGPRRIGEAGCAELEQMAQGLTETAGDAVRCDGLRYWLARAWALWCKADTESGAHLHPAVESAVLALKADLTLGAAALAERSGIRAETLGRLFRAQMGESLVKFRNRARLEAVDRIAEGKTARNLTDAALEAGFGSYAQFFRVFQALRGMAPHAYYQEKRGPFDEQRAKRHDVSGS from the coding sequence ATGGGAACTGACCATCCCCTTCTCGAAGGACATCCGCTGAAGCACTGGCGGCGGAGCACGCGACGCCGTTTTGCCGCGCGGCCCGAAAGCCATGACCTGCTGGTGGTTCTGTTGGGGATTCGGGGACGGATGAACTACCTGATTGATGGGCAAGTGGTGGGCGTTGAACGGGGCTCGCTGCTCTTCGCTCATGCCGGACAGGCGCATGTGTTGCTGTCGGAAACGCGAAACTTTGACATGTGGGTTGTCCTCGCATCCGAGCCGGCGTTGGCGGCGGAGGGGCTTCCGCCTTTCGCGGTGCCGGAAGGGTTTGGGCAAGGGCCGCGCCGTATTGGCGAGGCTGGCTGTGCAGAGTTGGAACAAATGGCACAAGGCTTGACCGAAACGGCGGGAGACGCGGTACGGTGTGACGGGCTGCGCTATTGGTTGGCGCGGGCCTGGGCGCTTTGGTGCAAGGCAGATACAGAGAGCGGGGCGCATCTTCACCCCGCCGTAGAAAGTGCCGTGCTGGCACTGAAAGCGGACCTGACTTTGGGCGCCGCGGCGCTGGCTGAAAGATCAGGCATACGCGCCGAGACACTTGGGCGGCTGTTTCGCGCGCAGATGGGGGAAAGCCTTGTTAAGTTCCGTAATCGCGCCCGATTGGAGGCCGTTGACCGGATTGCAGAAGGCAAAACCGCACGAAACTTGACCGATGCGGCGCTGGAAGCGGGGTTTGGCTCCTACGCGCAGTTCTTTCGTGTGTTCCAGGCATTGCGGGGAATGGCGCCACATGCCTACTATCAGGAAAAAAGGGGGCCATTCGATGAGCAACGCGCGAAACGCCACGATGTATCAGGATCTTGA
- a CDS encoding cytochrome-c peroxidase: MIQAARFKTCTFIACGVLLGASVSHADQPSGLELPAPISASDFRPFDEKRAALGQLLFYDKILSGNRNIACSTCHAVAHGTSDGLSLGIGEGGVGLGPERRVVSGPDHPFKRVPRNATSLFNLGHRSIDIMFHDGRVSADDSYGVGFNSPVEEWLPEGLQSVVAAQALMPVISKVEMAGQTDENELAAAINRRIDQAWPAIVARILAVPEYVDLFMEAYSELSDARDISPVHIANALDDFQNAEWRSFSSPFDAYLAGDESALSDDARAGMALFYGDAGCADCHSGPLLTDQDFHALTLPPLGPGRNRRFEHIARDVGRMSESDLLEDAYRFRTPSLRNVAMTGPWGHNGTFATLEGIVRHHLDPQKSFDEWDRGQVVLTPAPELEFVDFVIWEDSREMPRQRAAQDIVPVALSDAQVGEIVAFLDALTDCDALSGRFGIPVSVPSGLSIDASAEMPELCKP, translated from the coding sequence ATGATACAGGCTGCCCGTTTCAAAACTTGCACGTTCATCGCTTGCGGTGTCCTCCTTGGCGCGTCTGTTTCCCACGCGGATCAGCCCTCTGGCCTTGAACTTCCTGCGCCGATTTCCGCCTCGGATTTTCGTCCGTTCGATGAAAAGCGCGCAGCCCTCGGCCAGCTATTGTTTTATGATAAGATATTGTCAGGCAACCGCAATATCGCCTGTTCGACCTGTCATGCCGTGGCGCATGGCACATCTGATGGCCTGTCGCTCGGAATCGGGGAAGGGGGCGTCGGCCTCGGCCCCGAACGGCGCGTGGTGTCCGGCCCAGATCACCCGTTCAAGCGCGTCCCGCGCAACGCCACATCACTGTTCAATCTCGGCCACCGTTCGATTGATATCATGTTCCATGACGGGCGCGTATCGGCCGATGACAGCTACGGCGTTGGTTTCAATTCTCCGGTCGAGGAATGGCTGCCCGAAGGCTTGCAAAGCGTCGTCGCGGCGCAAGCGCTCATGCCTGTGATTTCCAAGGTCGAAATGGCCGGCCAAACCGATGAAAACGAGCTCGCCGCCGCCATCAACCGCCGCATTGATCAGGCGTGGCCCGCGATCGTGGCCCGCATTCTGGCGGTGCCGGAGTATGTCGATCTGTTCATGGAAGCCTATTCCGAGCTGTCTGACGCCCGCGACATCTCGCCAGTTCACATCGCAAATGCCCTCGACGATTTCCAAAACGCCGAATGGCGCAGCTTCTCAAGCCCGTTTGATGCCTATCTCGCAGGCGATGAGAGCGCTTTGAGCGACGATGCGCGGGCAGGGATGGCGCTGTTCTACGGTGATGCTGGCTGCGCCGACTGTCACAGCGGCCCATTGCTGACCGATCAGGATTTCCACGCCCTGACGCTGCCGCCACTTGGCCCGGGCCGCAATCGGCGTTTTGAGCATATTGCGCGCGATGTCGGGCGCATGTCTGAATCTGATCTCCTTGAGGACGCATACCGTTTCCGCACGCCATCCTTGCGCAACGTCGCGATGACGGGGCCTTGGGGGCACAACGGCACTTTCGCAACGCTTGAGGGCATCGTCCGCCATCATCTTGATCCACAAAAGAGCTTCGATGAATGGGATCGGGGGCAGGTGGTCCTCACACCCGCGCCGGAGCTGGAGTTCGTCGATTTCGTGATCTGGGAAGACAGCCGCGAAATGCCACGTCAACGCGCTGCGCAAGATATCGTGCCGGTCGCGCTTTCGGATGCACAAGTGGGCGAGATCGTCGCGTTCCTCGATGCGCTGACAGATTGCGACGCGCTCTCAGGGCGGTTCGGGATACCGGTATCTGTGCCCAGCGGGTTGTCAATCGATGCCAGCGCCGAGATGCCAGAGCTGTGCAAACCATAG
- a CDS encoding ChbG/HpnK family deacetylase, with the protein MKLLAHLDDVGCTHGSVVAWQALRAAGTVRSASVMVPCPWYPLARDDWRENPTQDMGVHITLTSEWSAYRWRPMLGARGGLADADGFMHHRPEQVVAEADPIAVADEMLAQVERTLADGFRPTHLDAHMGTALLPEFVWSLMDAGSRYNIPVLACADLGPLSNAVRMQGVDAGFLSEVAAEAKRRGWPVFDRFMIGFCPEDMPFEAHLEGLLSESGDGMVYYGMHADTAEGMDAFAPHHTRPRRKEYDFFSAAASASFLEKRGVEVITWGEANAQ; encoded by the coding sequence ATGAAACTTCTCGCGCATCTTGATGACGTTGGATGCACGCATGGATCGGTGGTCGCGTGGCAAGCACTGCGGGCGGCAGGAACGGTGCGTTCGGCATCGGTCATGGTCCCCTGCCCTTGGTATCCGCTGGCGCGGGACGATTGGCGCGAAAATCCGACGCAGGACATGGGCGTGCATATCACGCTGACATCGGAATGGAGTGCTTATCGCTGGAGGCCGATGCTCGGGGCGCGTGGCGGCTTGGCCGATGCGGACGGGTTCATGCACCACAGGCCAGAGCAAGTGGTGGCCGAGGCCGACCCGATTGCGGTGGCAGACGAGATGTTGGCACAGGTGGAACGGACACTGGCAGATGGGTTCCGCCCTACGCATCTGGATGCGCATATGGGAACGGCTTTGCTGCCGGAATTCGTCTGGTCGCTGATGGATGCCGGATCGCGCTATAACATTCCAGTGCTGGCTTGTGCCGATCTCGGCCCGCTCTCAAATGCGGTGCGTATGCAAGGTGTGGATGCGGGCTTCCTTTCGGAAGTTGCGGCAGAGGCGAAGCGGCGCGGTTGGCCGGTATTTGATCGGTTCATGATCGGTTTCTGCCCCGAAGACATGCCGTTTGAAGCGCATCTGGAAGGGCTGCTTTCGGAAAGCGGCGACGGGATGGTCTATTACGGGATGCATGCCGATACTGCCGAGGGCATGGATGCTTTCGCGCCGCACCACACCCGACCACGGCGCAAGGAATATGATTTTTTCAGTGCGGCCGCCTCCGCCAGCTTTCTTGAAAAACGCGGCGTTGAGGTCATCACTTGGGGCGAGGCAAACGCCCAATAA
- the ligA gene encoding NAD-dependent DNA ligase LigA codes for MAQTGEDHEKAVETLTEAEAAQELAELAEKLGAANLAYHRDDAPEISDAAYDALKARNAALEARFPKLKRADSPSEQVGAPLAEGFGKVRHAVRMLSLANAFDDEDITDFDARIRRYLNLADDAPLTYTAEPKIDGLSLSLRYENGTLVQAATRGDGSEGENVTENARTIADIPQKIEGAPELLEVRGEVFMSHADFEALNTRHAAQGGKTFANPRNAAAGSLRQLDPEITRARPLSFFAYAWGALSAPLADTQSGAIARLAAMGLRTNPLTKRCEGPMELLAHYGEIEQQRATLGYDIDGVVYKVDVLALQGRLGFRSTTPRWAIAHKFPAELAWTRLDAIDIQVGRTGALSPVARLSPVTVGGVVVSNATLHNEDYIAGMDSTGAPIRDGRDIRIGDWVQVYRAGDVIPKIKDVDLSQRPADAAPYSFPETCPECGSEAIREPGDSVRRCTGGMACPAQAIEKLKHFVGRTAFDIDGLGARQIEMFFHDESLPIREPADIFTLEARDAKNLAKLRNRDRFGEKSTANLFAAIDEKRRIPLARVIFALGIRHVGENAANLLANHYSSWTAFAAALDQIEIGAGAEWEELISIDGVGAVMATSLVTAFRQEAERAVIDRLVAELDIQDAEARNTDGSPVAGLTVVFTGTLEKMTRAEAKARAEALGAKVAGSVSAKTDLVIAGPGAGSKAKKAEDLGVELIDEDAWLALIDGQ; via the coding sequence GTGGCGCAAACAGGCGAGGATCACGAAAAAGCCGTTGAAACGCTGACGGAGGCAGAGGCCGCGCAGGAACTTGCGGAACTGGCCGAAAAGCTCGGCGCCGCCAACCTTGCCTATCACCGCGATGATGCGCCGGAAATCAGCGATGCCGCCTATGACGCGCTGAAGGCCAGAAACGCGGCGTTGGAAGCCCGCTTCCCCAAGCTTAAACGCGCCGACAGCCCCAGCGAGCAGGTGGGTGCCCCACTGGCGGAGGGATTTGGCAAGGTGCGCCATGCGGTGCGGATGCTGTCGCTCGCCAATGCGTTTGACGATGAGGATATCACCGATTTCGATGCCCGCATCCGCCGCTACCTCAACCTCGCTGATGACGCGCCGCTCACCTATACCGCCGAGCCAAAAATTGACGGGCTGTCGCTGTCGTTGCGCTATGAGAACGGCACATTGGTGCAAGCCGCCACGCGCGGCGACGGCAGCGAGGGCGAAAACGTCACCGAGAATGCCCGCACCATCGCGGATATCCCTCAAAAGATCGAAGGCGCGCCGGAACTGCTGGAGGTGCGCGGCGAGGTGTTCATGAGCCACGCCGATTTCGAGGCGCTCAACACCCGCCATGCCGCCCAAGGCGGCAAGACCTTTGCGAACCCGCGCAACGCCGCTGCCGGATCTTTGCGCCAACTTGACCCTGAGATCACCCGTGCGCGGCCCTTAAGCTTCTTCGCTTATGCGTGGGGGGCGCTTTCCGCACCGCTCGCCGATACACAATCAGGCGCGATTGCGCGGCTGGCGGCGATGGGCTTGCGCACCAATCCGCTGACAAAGCGCTGCGAAGGGCCGATGGAACTCCTCGCGCATTACGGAGAGATCGAACAACAGCGCGCAACGCTCGGCTACGATATCGACGGGGTGGTCTACAAGGTCGATGTTCTGGCGTTGCAGGGGCGGCTCGGCTTCCGTTCAACAACGCCGCGCTGGGCGATTGCGCATAAATTCCCCGCCGAACTGGCGTGGACGCGGCTTGATGCGATTGACATTCAGGTGGGCAGAACCGGCGCGCTATCGCCCGTGGCGCGGCTGTCACCCGTGACCGTTGGCGGGGTCGTGGTCAGCAATGCGACGCTACACAACGAGGATTACATCGCAGGGATGGACAGTACCGGCGCACCGATCCGCGACGGGCGCGACATACGCATAGGCGACTGGGTGCAGGTCTACCGTGCGGGGGACGTGATCCCGAAAATCAAGGATGTGGACCTAAGCCAAAGGCCAGCAGATGCCGCGCCGTACAGCTTCCCCGAAACCTGCCCTGAATGCGGATCAGAGGCGATCCGCGAGCCGGGAGATTCGGTGCGCCGCTGTACGGGCGGGATGGCATGTCCTGCGCAAGCCATTGAAAAACTGAAGCATTTCGTGGGACGAACGGCTTTTGATATTGATGGCCTCGGCGCGCGGCAGATCGAGATGTTCTTTCATGACGAGAGCCTGCCGATCCGCGAACCGGCGGATATTTTCACGCTGGAGGCCCGTGACGCAAAGAACCTCGCCAAGCTGCGCAACCGCGACCGATTTGGCGAAAAAAGCACGGCCAATCTCTTTGCGGCGATTGACGAAAAGCGCCGCATCCCACTGGCGCGGGTGATCTTTGCGCTTGGCATCCGCCATGTGGGGGAAAATGCCGCGAACTTATTGGCCAATCACTACAGCTCGTGGACAGCTTTTGCCGCGGCGCTGGACCAAATCGAGATCGGGGCAGGGGCCGAGTGGGAGGAGCTGATCAGCATCGACGGGGTTGGCGCGGTGATGGCGACATCGCTGGTGACGGCTTTCCGGCAAGAGGCGGAACGCGCGGTCATTGATCGGCTGGTTGCGGAACTGGACATCCAAGACGCGGAAGCGCGGAACACGGACGGTAGCCCCGTCGCGGGGCTGACAGTGGTGTTCACCGGCACGCTCGAAAAGATGACCCGCGCCGAAGCGAAGGCCCGCGCCGAGGCGCTCGGTGCAAAGGTCGCAGGTTCGGTCAGCGCGAAGACCGATCTGGTGATCGCGGGGCCAGGCGCGGGGTCAAAAGCGAAAAAGGCCGAGGATCTGGGTGTCGAACTGATCGACGAGGATGCGTGGCTGGCCTTGATCGACGGCCAATGA
- the dctP gene encoding TRAP transporter substrate-binding protein DctP: MIKKLMTTLAATAIALPAFAADYNLRAVVGSNVNDEDYDGIVVFKDFVEAASNGAIEVEIFAGTSLCANGAECLQGIADGSLDVYISTSGGAAGIFPYVQIFDLPYLLRDDRVAEEVLRGEFVNLLRQKALEDSGGTIRLMTIGNTGGWRNFANTQRVVQTPDDLAGMKIRTVVADLPQELVRALGASPTPIPWPELFTSLQTGVVEGSKNGITDIMGMKFPDAGLQYVTLDGHAYMGALWWMNNESYMGLPEGLRRVVADGFYALQQATFASPKRKSIQAYQDFVAGGGSLYVPTPEEKQMFRDAAAPVYDWFKANVDGGEEVFDAMVAAAAAAEAEIDALNDLSAN, encoded by the coding sequence ATGATTAAAAAACTTATGACAACACTGGCCGCGACAGCGATTGCCCTTCCGGCATTCGCAGCGGACTATAACCTGCGCGCCGTCGTCGGCTCGAACGTCAACGACGAAGACTACGACGGCATCGTGGTGTTCAAAGATTTCGTCGAAGCCGCGTCCAACGGCGCGATCGAGGTTGAAATCTTCGCTGGCACCTCGCTCTGCGCCAACGGTGCTGAGTGTCTGCAAGGTATCGCTGACGGCTCGCTTGATGTGTATATCTCCACCTCCGGCGGTGCTGCGGGCATCTTCCCCTATGTGCAGATCTTCGATCTTCCGTACCTGCTGCGTGACGACCGCGTGGCCGAGGAAGTTCTGCGCGGCGAATTCGTCAACCTCCTCCGCCAGAAGGCGCTTGAGGATTCCGGCGGCACCATCCGCCTGATGACCATCGGCAACACCGGCGGCTGGCGCAACTTCGCCAACACCCAGCGTGTTGTGCAAACCCCAGACGATCTAGCTGGCATGAAGATCCGCACCGTTGTGGCTGACCTGCCGCAGGAACTGGTTCGCGCCCTCGGCGCATCGCCGACCCCGATCCCGTGGCCCGAACTGTTCACCTCGCTCCAGACCGGCGTTGTTGAGGGTTCCAAGAACGGCATCACTGACATCATGGGCATGAAGTTCCCCGATGCGGGCCTCCAGTACGTCACCCTCGACGGTCACGCCTACATGGGCGCCCTGTGGTGGATGAACAACGAATCCTACATGGGCCTGCCGGAAGGTCTGCGCCGTGTCGTGGCCGATGGCTTCTATGCACTCCAGCAGGCAACTTTCGCCTCGCCGAAGCGTAAGTCCATCCAAGCCTATCAGGACTTTGTCGCTGGCGGCGGTAGCCTCTACGTCCCGACACCTGAAGAAAAGCAGATGTTCCGTGACGCTGCGGCTCCTGTTTATGACTGGTTCAAAGCCAATGTTGACGGTGGCGAAGAAGTGTTTGACGCAATGGTTGCAGCCGCAGCCGCAGCCGAAGCCGAGATCGACGCTCTGAACGATCTCTCCGCCAACTAA
- the recG gene encoding ATP-dependent DNA helicase RecG — MSGRPEALFPLFGAVETLDGIGPKTAQILEKAGVTKPRDILMTLPHNAIDRSKRQSVADVTPPVTVTVVVTVEAHYPPRAKGRPYRVAVRDAATQFQLVFFHARGDYLKKQLPEGGRRVVSGKVESFDGVFQMVHPDYMLLEEKIDTIPTFEPVYPLHAGITQKAMWKATRSALAMAPELAEWADPTLLARQGWPAWREALAQLHAPEDAGGLSLTHPARQRLAYDELLAHQMTLALARRKARRRAGRASQGTGRLTQAVIKALPYAPTGAQTRAFAEIAADLADEFRMNRLLQGDVGAGKTLVALVALLTVVEAGGQGVMMAPTEILARQHYDGLAPLAAEAGVRIELLTGRDKGRERAEKLAALAAGDIHILVGTHAVFQDDVHFADLRLAIIDEQHRFGVAQRMALGAKGQAVDVLVMTATPIPRSLALAQYGDMDVTVLDEKPPGRTPVKTALVSKGRMEEVVSHLQKAIADGRQAYWVCPLVEESEVVEMTAAEERFKRLRAALGEGVVGLVHGQMPPAEKDAAMARFVAGETKVLVATTVIEVGVNVPNASIMVIEHAENFGLAQLHQLRGRVGRGSDASTCLLMYEAPLSETEQRRLEILRETEDGFKIAEEDLSMRGAGDMIGTAQSGLPRFRIADIERQPDLMRIAQTDARAFLEKDPDLASPRGQAMRLLLWLMEQDKAIQLIGVG, encoded by the coding sequence ATGAGCGGGCGGCCGGAAGCCCTTTTCCCGCTTTTCGGGGCGGTGGAGACGCTGGACGGGATCGGCCCGAAGACGGCGCAAATCCTTGAAAAAGCAGGCGTCACCAAGCCGCGCGACATCCTGATGACTCTGCCGCATAACGCGATTGACCGCAGCAAGCGCCAGAGCGTTGCCGATGTCACGCCGCCCGTCACGGTGACGGTGGTTGTCACGGTCGAGGCGCATTACCCACCGCGCGCCAAGGGGCGGCCCTATCGGGTGGCGGTGCGCGATGCGGCGACGCAGTTCCAATTGGTGTTCTTTCATGCACGCGGCGACTACCTCAAAAAGCAACTGCCGGAAGGTGGGCGGCGGGTTGTTTCGGGTAAGGTCGAGAGCTTCGACGGGGTGTTCCAGATGGTGCATCCGGATTACATGCTGCTCGAGGAGAAGATCGACACGATCCCGACATTCGAGCCGGTCTACCCGCTGCATGCGGGCATCACCCAAAAAGCGATGTGGAAAGCGACGCGGTCAGCGCTGGCGATGGCGCCGGAACTGGCGGAGTGGGCGGACCCGACGCTGCTGGCGCGGCAAGGCTGGCCTGCATGGCGCGAGGCATTGGCGCAGTTACATGCGCCGGAAGATGCGGGCGGGCTGTCGCTCACGCATCCGGCGCGGCAACGGCTGGCTTATGACGAGTTGCTGGCGCATCAAATGACGCTGGCGCTGGCGCGACGAAAGGCGCGACGGCGGGCAGGGCGCGCCTCCCAGGGAACGGGGCGGTTGACGCAAGCCGTGATCAAGGCGCTGCCCTATGCGCCGACAGGTGCGCAGACGCGGGCATTTGCCGAGATCGCCGCCGATCTGGCGGATGAATTTCGCATGAACCGCCTGCTGCAAGGCGATGTGGGCGCGGGGAAAACACTGGTGGCGCTGGTGGCGCTGCTGACGGTGGTAGAGGCCGGCGGGCAGGGCGTGATGATGGCGCCGACGGAGATTTTGGCGCGGCAGCACTATGACGGGCTGGCGCCTTTGGCGGCAGAGGCCGGTGTGCGGATCGAATTGCTGACGGGCCGCGACAAGGGCCGTGAGCGGGCCGAGAAACTCGCGGCGCTGGCGGCGGGTGACATTCACATTCTGGTCGGTACGCATGCGGTGTTTCAGGATGATGTGCATTTTGCCGACCTGAGGCTCGCGATCATTGACGAGCAGCACCGCTTTGGCGTGGCGCAGCGCATGGCGCTGGGGGCCAAGGGGCAGGCGGTGGATGTGCTGGTGATGACAGCGACGCCGATCCCGCGGAGCCTCGCGCTGGCGCAATATGGCGATATGGATGTGACGGTGCTGGACGAAAAACCACCCGGACGAACGCCAGTGAAAACCGCGCTGGTATCAAAAGGACGGATGGAAGAGGTCGTCTCGCACCTGCAAAAGGCGATTGCAGATGGGCGGCAAGCCTATTGGGTTTGCCCGCTAGTGGAGGAAAGCGAGGTCGTCGAAATGACCGCCGCCGAGGAGCGCTTCAAACGGTTGCGGGCGGCATTGGGCGAAGGCGTTGTGGGGCTGGTTCATGGGCAAATGCCTCCGGCGGAGAAAGACGCCGCAATGGCAAGGTTTGTTGCTGGTGAGACGAAGGTGCTGGTCGCGACGACGGTGATTGAGGTTGGTGTGAACGTGCCAAATGCGTCGATCATGGTGATCGAACATGCGGAAAATTTCGGGCTGGCGCAGCTACACCAGTTGCGCGGGCGCGTCGGGCGCGGATCGGACGCCTCGACCTGCCTGCTGATGTATGAAGCGCCGCTGAGCGAGACGGAGCAACGGCGACTGGAAATTCTGCGGGAAACCGAGGACGGCTTCAAAATCGCGGAAGAAGATCTGAGCATGCGCGGTGCGGGTGATATGATTGGCACCGCGCAATCGGGTCTGCCGCGTTTCAGGATCGCGGATATCGAGCGGCAACCGGACTTAATGCGGATCGCGCAAACGGATGCGCGCGCGTTCTTGGAAAAAGATCCGGACCTTGCGAGCCCGCGCGGGCAGGCGATGCGCCTTCTTTTATGGCTTATGGAGCAGGACAAGGCCATTCAGCTGATTGGAGTTGGTTAG
- a CDS encoding tetratricopeptide repeat protein, producing the protein MALSIAPNFAFSNSALEEARDLMESDQYEAAMEAMLPLARAGNADAEELIGVMYALGLGVEKDQERAFEWYLRSAMKGHPGAQSGVGWYYEVGLGMPSPDLVRAYMWYVLSAMGGDVDAAISQEEVIKKMTKEEIDRAHVLVKDYQGWMYPFR; encoded by the coding sequence ATGGCGCTGAGTATTGCGCCTAATTTTGCGTTTTCCAATAGTGCTTTAGAAGAGGCGCGTGATTTAATGGAGAGCGATCAATACGAGGCGGCGATGGAGGCGATGCTGCCCCTCGCCCGCGCTGGGAATGCCGATGCGGAAGAGCTGATCGGCGTGATGTATGCGCTTGGTTTGGGCGTTGAAAAGGATCAGGAACGGGCGTTTGAATGGTACTTACGTTCAGCCATGAAGGGCCATCCCGGGGCGCAATCGGGCGTGGGCTGGTATTATGAGGTTGGCCTCGGCATGCCGTCGCCCGATTTGGTGCGGGCATATATGTGGTATGTGCTGTCGGCGATGGGCGGGGACGTGGATGCGGCGATCAGTCAGGAAGAAGTCATTAAGAAAATGACGAAAGAAGAGATCGACCGCGCGCATGTGTTGGTGAAGGACTATCAGGGCTGGATGTACCCGTTCCGCTGA
- a CDS encoding phytanoyl-CoA dioxygenase family protein, with the protein MHQTRDDFTATGYTVSPVSLTMAELDLMRHVCETLLAEPAEDGGEGKHTIGLGQRRRFLAHRHEEFPELEECLLRGTPARIAAELLGGSAYLFNEQFVVKGARKGASFAWHQDGAYVGFDHKPYVTIWIALDEATVANGCVLILPRDLRTEGHLDPHKWQDETNELNGYFGDEPGIPVECPAGSVVAFSSLTLHRSGENTTDAPRRAFIAQYSPEVIIDPATGAPKRYAKPVG; encoded by the coding sequence ATGCACCAGACACGGGACGACTTCACCGCAACCGGCTACACCGTCAGCCCTGTTTCGCTCACAATGGCCGAGCTGGATCTCATGCGTCATGTGTGTGAAACCCTGCTTGCCGAGCCTGCCGAGGATGGTGGCGAGGGCAAACACACCATCGGGCTGGGGCAGCGCCGCCGCTTTCTGGCCCACCGCCACGAAGAGTTCCCCGAACTCGAAGAATGCCTCCTGCGCGGAACGCCCGCCCGCATCGCGGCGGAGCTTCTGGGCGGCAGTGCCTATCTCTTCAACGAACAATTCGTCGTCAAGGGCGCGCGCAAGGGGGCCAGTTTCGCATGGCATCAGGATGGCGCCTATGTCGGCTTCGATCACAAACCCTATGTCACCATCTGGATTGCGCTCGACGAAGCCACCGTCGCCAATGGCTGCGTTTTAATCCTCCCGCGTGATCTGCGTACCGAAGGGCACCTCGATCCGCATAAATGGCAGGATGAGACGAACGAACTGAACGGCTATTTCGGCGATGAACCGGGCATTCCTGTTGAATGTCCCGCCGGTTCGGTCGTGGCCTTTTCCAGTCTGACCTTACACCGCTCCGGCGAAAACACCACCGATGCACCCCGCCGCGCCTTCATCGCGCAATACTCGCCAGAGGTCATCATTGACCCGGCCACCGGCGCCCCAAAGCGCTATGCCAAGCCCGTCGGGTAG